In one window of Ovis aries strain OAR_USU_Benz2616 breed Rambouillet chromosome 3, ARS-UI_Ramb_v3.0, whole genome shotgun sequence DNA:
- the TAS2R7 gene encoding taste receptor type 2 member 7, with the protein MSSEVQGILMLIAAGEFSLGILGNAFIGLVNCVDWIKHKKIASIDLILTSLAISRISLLCIILLDCNILVLYPDVYTGGKQMRIIDYFWTLTNHLSVWFATCLSIFYFLKIANFFHPFFLWMKWRLDSVIPRILLGCLVFSVFISLPVINNLDDDFRHCVKMKLKTNISRRCRVHKAQHASIKIRLNLLTLFPFSVSLVSFLLLILSLFRHTRRMQLRAPGSRDPSTEAHVRAMKAVISFLLLFIAYYLAYLVATSSYFMPETELAVIVGELIALICPSSHSLFLILENKKLRQASLRVLWKVKYILQRRNC; encoded by the coding sequence ATGTCAAGTGAAGTGCAGGGTATCTTAATGCTCATAGCAGCTGGGGAATTTTCACTGGGGATCTTAGGGAACGCATTCATTGGATTGGTAAACTGTGTGGACTGGATCAAGCACAAGAAGATTGCCTCCAttgatttaatcctcacaagccTGGCCATCTCCAGAATTTCTCTCTTATGTATAATACTATTGGATTGTAATATATTGGTCCTGTACCCAGATGTCTATACTGGTGGTAAACAAATGAGAATCATTGACTACTTCTGGACATTAACCAACCATTTAAGTGTCTGGTTTGCCACCTGCCTCagcattttctatttcctcaagATAGCAAATTTCTTCCATCCATTTTTCCTCTGGATGAAGTGGAGACTTGACAGTGTAATTCCTAGGATCCTGCTGGGGTGTTTGGTCTTCTCGGTGTTCATTAGCCTTCCTGTCATTAACAATTTGGATGATGATTTCAGGCATTGTGTCAAGATGAAGTTGAAAACAAATATAAGTCGGAGATGCAGAGTACATAAAGCTCAGCATGCTTCCATCAAGATACGTCTCAATCTGTTGACACTATTTCCCTTTTCTGTGTCTCTGGTTTCATTTCTCCTCCTGATCCTCTCCCTGTTCAGACACACCAGACGAATGCAGCTCCGTGCCCCGGGGAGCAGAGATCCCAGCACGGAAGCTCACGTGAGAGCCATGAAGGCTGtcatctccttcctcctccttttcattGCCTACTACTTGGCCTATCTTGTGGCCACGTCCAGCTACTTTATGCCAGAGACTGAATTAGCTGTGATCGTTGGTGAGTTGATAGCTTTAATCTGTCCATCAAGCCATTCACTCTTCCTAATTCTAGAGAACAAAAAATTAAGACAAGCATCTCTAAGGGTGCTATGGAAGGTAAAATATATCCTACAAAGAAGGAATTGCTAA
- the TAS2R8 gene encoding LOW QUALITY PROTEIN: taste receptor type 2 member 8 (The sequence of the model RefSeq protein was modified relative to this genomic sequence to represent the inferred CDS: inserted 1 base in 1 codon), protein MFSIEDHIFLTITTAEFIIGMFVNGYIGLVIYIDWIKKKKISTTDYILSNLAHSRICLLCVMTLNSTILALYPGVYENEKIKVVLNIFWTFTNYLSMWFATCLSVFCLFKIASFFHRLFLWLKWRIKRVFHWSLLGSLAISMLISLIQATLTNSDYEFLKIXKLKRNVTELFHVSKIQYFNPLTLFNLSAIIPFTVSLISFFFLITSLWRHSKQVKSSVTGATDSSTEAHVDAMKTVTSFLFFLSVYYLACLLATFSYFMKESKLAMMSREIIAILYPLGHSLFLIVGNNKLRLAAVGMLRCGKTVCMM, encoded by the exons ATGTTCAGTATAGAAGACCACATCTTTCTGACCATAACGACTGCAGAATTCATCATAGGAATGTTTGTGAATGGATACATTGGACTAGTAATATATATTGATtggattaagaagaaaaagatctcCACAACTGACTACATCCTCTCCAATTTAGCTCACTCCAGAATTTGTTTGCTTTGTGTAATGACACTCAACAGCACCATACTGGCACTCTACCCAGGTGtttatgaaaatgagaaaataaaggtagttcttaatatcttctggacATTCACCAACTACTTAAGTATGTGGTTTGCCACCTGCCTCAGTGTCTTCTGTCTCTTCAAGATAGCCAGTTTCTTCCACCGACTTTTTCTCTGGCTGAAGTGGAGAATCAAGAGGGTGTTTCACTGGAGCCTGCTGGGGTCCCTGGCCATTTCCATGTTGATCAGCCTTATACAAGCAACATTAACAAATTCTGATTATGAATTTCTCAAAa gaaaacttaaaagaaaCGTCACCGAATTGTTCCATGTGAGTAAAATTCAATACTTCAACCCACTGACATTGTTTAACTTGTCAGCAATTATTCCATTTACTGTGTCATtgatctcatttttctttttaattacgtCCCTATGGAGACACAGCAAACAAGTGAAATCCAGTGTAACAGGTGCCACAGACTCCAGCACAGAGGCCCACGTGGATGCCATGAAAACAGTgacctcatttcttttcttcctttctgtataCTACCTGGCCTGTCTTTTGGCAACATTTAGCTACTTTATGAAAGAAAGCAAGTTAGCTATGATGTCTAGAGAGATTATAGCAATTCTTTATCCCTTAGGTCACtcactgtttttaattgttggaaATAACAAGCTGAGGCTGGCAGCTGTCGGGATGCTGAGATGTGGGAAAACAGTCTGCATGATGTAA
- the TAS2R9 gene encoding LOW QUALITY PROTEIN: taste receptor type 2 member 9 (The sequence of the model RefSeq protein was modified relative to this genomic sequence to represent the inferred CDS: inserted 1 base in 1 codon; substituted 2 bases at 2 genomic stop codons) — MKGITGLECSADIPGTMEAIYMFLIAGEWMIGIWGNGFIVPVNCSGWLKKRAVSLTDVILVSLATSRICFLCVIYMDGFIMVLFPDTYRHGEMMNILGIFWTTCNHSTVWFTSCLNVFYLLKIASISHPVFLWLKLKMNRXILGILPMSFLISSIVSVLLNNDSFYNIRINNEANIIXEFKVSKIPTAFKLIILNLGAMVPFILCLVSFVLLFFSLXHTKQMKLHATGSRDPSIEAHMRVIKTIVIFLALFIMYYAVFLIVTSSFLIPHGKSELMFGGLRAAIFPLSHPFILLMGNRKLREAFLKVLGILKGFHKRRKYFVPQRILI; from the exons ATGAAAGGAATTACTGGTCTTG AATGCTCTGCTGATATACCAGGTACAATGGAGGCAATATATATGTTCTTGATTGCTGGTGAGTGGATGATAGGAATTTGGGGAAATGGATTCATTGTACCGGTAAACTGCAGTGGCTGGCTCAAAAAGAGAGCTGTCTCCTTGACTGACGTCATCCTGGTCAGCCTGGCCACCTCCAGAAtctgttttttgtgtgtgatatataTGGATGGTTTTATTATGGTACTCTTTCCAGATACATACAGGCATGGTGAGATGATGAACATTTTGGGTATTTTCTGGACAACTTGCAATCATTCAACTGTCTGGTTTACTTCGTGCCTCAATGTCTTCTATTTACTCAAGATAGCCAGTATATCCCACCCAGTTTTCCTCTGgctgaagctgaagatgaacA GTATCCTTGGGATTCTTCCGATGTCCTTTCTCATCTCCTCAATTGTCAGTGTTTTACTGAATAATGATTCATTTTATAACATCAGAATCAATAATGAAGCAAACATTATTTAGGAATTCAAAGTAAGTAAAATCCCAACTGCTTTTAAATTGATTATCCTGAACCTGGGGGCTATGGTTCCCTTTATTCTTTGCCTGGTCtcatttgtccttttatttttctcactttaaCACACCAAGCAAATGAAACTTCATGCCACTGGGTCCAGAGACCCTAGCATAGAGGCCCACATGAGGGTCATAAAGACAATAGTCATCTTTCTGGCTCTTTTCATTATGTACTATGCAGTTTTTCTCATTGTAACATCTAGCTTTCTGATTCCTCATGGAAAATCGGAGCTGATGTTTGGTGGCCTAAGAGCTGCCATTTTCCCATTGAGCCATCCATTCATCCTGCTAATGGGAAACAGAAAGCTGAGGGAGGCTTTTCTGAAGGTGCTGGGGATTTTGAAGGGTTTccacaaaagaaggaaatattttgtTCCCCAAAGAATCCTGATATAA